A single Thermoleophilia bacterium DNA region contains:
- a CDS encoding DEAD/DEAH box helicase, with protein sequence MTVKLGDLTAVDAHWAVVAFGEEERDRLLSLAEDLAVKDAVGRQMHLGCTLDSNDQRRTEMLAAAYEIAALEGLDALLDGRSDEEGLRLQAQAQAGAHRAYGLLRVIPEPSTPEDTMLRTLRLGAFAYCSDRWTDLRRYLAEPSLAATSPLAAGDWDKRVLAGVYSAWVSLLRKRDWNDLNSVADAVSILRSEQDKYEAHLLEGTDSAAAEGLALRLLALYHWARATELLGQYMIQGQPRSIDAELDKHFEAAAESAMLAGDFELEMVLRWLHIAARKMTSGSVWWVAHTVNSRVTQFVTHMTKSQGMFELLPPQRAAIREQGLLDQAARAVVVDLPTSGGKTVLAEFRMLQALNQFVADGGWIAYVAPTRALVAQITRRLRSHLDLLGVRVEQLSGAVEVDAFEEELLGGGSSKESFDVLVSTPEKLQFVIRNKKVARPLVLLVVDEAHNLEDEARGLRIELLIATVKRDCQSAAFLLLMPNVPNADDLTRWLDPDSGKTISLSTSAWQPNDRIVGVFHAASEPARRGDWQLRYKTVITDPGTTCLSGEHRVGAVRPLDISFAKARATLSAQAVGMAAAFSDRGTSIAVGSTVPNTWSMAKLAASRFGPFDDVPDDIQLVQQYLRNEIGPDYELVDLLGCGVAVHHSALSDEARTMIEWLAEHGSLRVLCATTTIAQGINFPVSSVFLASRKYPYGKEMSHRAFWNLAGRAGRIGHDSVGVVGLAAGTNPVEVERYIGLATENLVSRLVSLLDELEQAGRLNDLELVIEEDQWSDFRCYVAHLWNEKRSLDAVLAETEQLLRNTFGYGYLRSRSTEQDRAKAKLLLDATRGYARKLSQHPENAVLADATGFSPEGVSKALLGLQRLDRKLTKADWEPTSLFDSSGSSLPALIGVMMRLPSIGQDLETIGSHGTLNRRIADIAQAWVGGESIQAIADGYFTGNTSTDRIGLACKAIYKVLANSGTWGLAALSKMPTAGFDVDKLTEDEIRRINSAAAMLYHGVNTEAGVLMRMNSAPRTVAGSLGAEFVRQAGEEHVHSVAAARAFLARLDDSGWSRARPTGATMSGHDYRRVWQVLSGVSTGNAEA encoded by the coding sequence GTGACAGTCAAGCTTGGTGATCTCACCGCTGTGGACGCGCATTGGGCGGTAGTCGCTTTCGGTGAGGAAGAACGCGACCGCCTGTTGAGCCTTGCGGAAGACCTGGCCGTGAAGGACGCCGTTGGGCGCCAAATGCATCTTGGTTGCACGCTGGATTCGAACGACCAGCGGCGGACAGAAATGCTAGCAGCAGCGTATGAGATCGCCGCCCTTGAGGGCTTGGACGCCCTCCTGGATGGGCGCAGCGATGAGGAGGGTCTCAGGCTGCAGGCGCAGGCTCAGGCGGGCGCCCATCGGGCATATGGACTCCTGCGCGTGATCCCGGAGCCTTCGACTCCAGAAGACACCATGCTGCGCACGCTTCGTCTTGGGGCCTTTGCTTACTGCAGTGATAGGTGGACGGACTTGCGCCGGTACCTCGCGGAACCATCTCTGGCGGCGACCTCTCCGCTAGCAGCCGGAGACTGGGACAAGCGGGTTCTCGCCGGCGTCTACTCTGCCTGGGTGTCGCTGCTACGCAAGCGAGACTGGAACGACTTGAACTCAGTAGCAGATGCAGTCTCCATCCTTCGGAGTGAGCAAGACAAGTACGAGGCCCATCTTCTCGAGGGAACTGATTCGGCTGCCGCGGAGGGGCTCGCACTGCGATTGCTCGCCCTGTACCACTGGGCCCGCGCTACCGAGCTGCTTGGTCAATACATGATTCAGGGACAGCCCCGCTCCATCGACGCCGAATTGGACAAGCACTTCGAGGCAGCAGCGGAATCGGCAATGTTGGCTGGCGACTTTGAGCTCGAAATGGTCTTGCGTTGGCTGCACATCGCGGCGAGGAAGATGACTTCTGGCTCCGTCTGGTGGGTGGCTCACACTGTCAACTCGCGAGTCACCCAGTTCGTAACTCATATGACGAAGTCCCAGGGTATGTTCGAGCTCTTGCCTCCGCAGCGCGCCGCTATCCGCGAGCAGGGGCTGCTGGATCAGGCGGCGCGTGCCGTTGTCGTGGACTTGCCCACATCGGGCGGGAAGACGGTGCTCGCGGAGTTCCGTATGCTCCAGGCGCTGAATCAGTTCGTCGCAGACGGCGGGTGGATCGCATATGTCGCACCGACGCGCGCACTCGTCGCGCAGATTACCAGGAGGCTGCGAAGTCACCTTGATCTTCTCGGCGTCCGCGTGGAGCAGCTGAGCGGGGCCGTCGAAGTGGACGCCTTTGAAGAGGAGCTGCTAGGCGGAGGATCATCGAAGGAATCATTCGACGTTCTTGTCTCGACGCCCGAGAAGCTGCAGTTCGTAATCCGAAACAAGAAGGTCGCTCGACCACTTGTGCTACTGGTCGTTGATGAGGCTCACAATCTCGAAGACGAGGCCCGCGGTCTCCGGATCGAGTTGCTGATTGCGACAGTCAAGAGGGACTGCCAGAGCGCGGCATTCCTGCTGCTAATGCCCAATGTCCCGAACGCGGATGATCTTACGCGGTGGCTTGACCCCGACAGCGGCAAGACCATCAGCCTCAGCACGAGTGCTTGGCAGCCGAATGACCGTATCGTCGGCGTGTTCCACGCGGCAAGTGAGCCGGCGAGGCGTGGCGACTGGCAGCTGCGATACAAGACGGTCATCACCGACCCCGGCACAACCTGTCTGTCTGGTGAACACCGAGTGGGCGCCGTGCGACCCCTCGATATCTCCTTCGCCAAAGCCAGGGCGACGCTTTCCGCGCAGGCGGTCGGTATGGCCGCGGCCTTCTCCGATAGAGGCACGAGCATTGCGGTGGGCTCGACAGTGCCGAACACCTGGAGCATGGCGAAGCTGGCGGCGTCGCGTTTCGGGCCATTCGATGACGTCCCTGACGACATCCAGCTTGTCCAGCAGTACCTGAGGAACGAAATAGGACCAGACTACGAGCTTGTCGACCTGCTCGGATGCGGAGTGGCCGTTCATCATTCAGCCCTGTCCGACGAGGCCCGAACGATGATCGAATGGCTCGCGGAGCATGGCTCGCTGCGGGTCCTTTGCGCGACCACGACGATCGCCCAAGGTATCAACTTCCCAGTGAGCTCGGTCTTCCTTGCGTCGAGGAAGTATCCCTACGGCAAGGAGATGTCGCATCGCGCTTTCTGGAACCTTGCTGGACGAGCAGGCAGGATTGGGCACGATAGCGTCGGGGTCGTTGGCTTGGCCGCCGGCACCAACCCCGTCGAAGTGGAGAGGTACATCGGACTAGCGACCGAGAATCTGGTGTCCAGGCTGGTGAGTCTTCTTGATGAGCTCGAGCAGGCGGGTCGCCTGAACGACTTGGAGCTTGTGATCGAAGAGGACCAATGGTCCGACTTCAGGTGCTACGTCGCTCATCTATGGAACGAGAAGCGCAGCCTCGATGCCGTGCTCGCGGAGACAGAGCAGCTGCTCCGCAACACGTTCGGATATGGGTACCTGCGTTCGCGTTCGACTGAACAAGATCGAGCGAAGGCGAAGCTTCTGCTCGATGCGACACGTGGCTACGCGCGGAAGCTTTCCCAACATCCCGAGAACGCCGTACTTGCTGATGCTACAGGCTTCTCTCCTGAGGGCGTCTCAAAGGCGCTCCTAGGGCTCCAGCGACTGGATCGCAAGCTCACAAAGGCCGATTGGGAACCGACGAGCCTCTTCGACTCCAGCGGGTCCTCGCTGCCAGCTCTGATCGGCGTGATGATGCGCCTTCCGAGCATTGGGCAGGACTTGGAGACGATTGGCTCACATGGGACTTTGAACCGGAGAATTGCGGATATTGCCCAAGCGTGGGTCGGCGGTGAATCCATACAGGCAATTGCCGATGGGTACTTCACCGGGAACACATCGACCGATCGGATTGGCCTCGCGTGCAAGGCCATCTACAAGGTCCTAGCTAACAGTGGAACTTGGGGACTTGCCGCTCTGTCCAAAATGCCCACAGCCGGGTTCGACGTTGACAAGCTGACCGAGGACGAGATCAGACGCATCAACAGCGCGGCCGCCATGCTCTATCACGGAGTGAACACGGAGGCAGGAGTGCTCATGCGCATGAACTCGGCCCCCCGAACAGTGGCTGGATCGCTGGGTGCAGAGTTCGTTCGACAGGCTGGCGAGGAGCACGTCCACTCTGTCGCAGCAGCTCGCGCATTCCTCGCGCGGCTGGATGACTCCGGTTGGTCTAGAGCCCGCCCGACCGGCGCAACGATGTCTGGCCACGACTATCGCCGTGTCTGGCAGGTGCTTTCAGGTGTATCCACCGGCAACGCCGAGGCGTAG
- a CDS encoding AAA family ATPase produces MPSKASGIALFWDEHAEMAAHGAALANDSACPVYARELAPEAFYKPRDQGIAAAIRALHQRGGKVDAVTVAAEIGADAAEKAYLHTCAEFVPSAAAIAEYAAVVNHNARCRYLKHESVRAQEALANRNGEGETKFREILTAALERGVRRPARSLQVVTGPVLAAMSAERVSYVVQPYLARGNITQLAAIIKGGKTHFALDMVSALLHGSDFVGHATERCPVLYLTEQGVVSFRVALRRAGVLDSPDLHVLLHREVRGLEWPEICEFVLAYVVEHDIGLVIVDTLSHWAALPKDAEKDEATARETVAGMLPWTEAGCAVLAIQHERKGGGEIGESARGSTGFGGAVDTLLALRRDEAERSPNRRRLAGVTRLDDDLQEVVLDLVDGHYVIVGEVGEARRLQVQRAVIDCLPTSSAAAFDLAAIVELSGVARTTAQRLIAELRAGGALAAEKRRREDGRGMREVFWMGDPE; encoded by the coding sequence GTGCCGAGTAAGGCCTCGGGCATCGCCCTCTTCTGGGACGAGCACGCCGAGATGGCGGCCCACGGAGCCGCCCTCGCGAATGACTCCGCCTGCCCCGTGTACGCACGGGAGCTCGCGCCCGAGGCGTTCTACAAACCCCGCGACCAAGGGATCGCCGCGGCGATCCGCGCGCTGCACCAGCGCGGGGGCAAGGTTGACGCCGTGACGGTCGCCGCCGAGATCGGCGCCGACGCCGCTGAGAAGGCTTACCTGCACACGTGCGCTGAGTTCGTGCCGAGCGCGGCCGCCATCGCTGAGTACGCGGCGGTCGTGAACCACAACGCGCGATGCCGGTACCTGAAGCACGAGTCGGTCAGGGCGCAGGAGGCGCTCGCGAACCGCAATGGGGAAGGGGAGACGAAATTCCGCGAGATCCTCACCGCCGCGCTCGAGCGCGGCGTGCGCCGGCCGGCGCGCAGCCTGCAGGTCGTCACGGGGCCGGTACTCGCCGCGATGAGCGCCGAGCGCGTCAGCTACGTGGTCCAGCCCTACCTCGCCCGCGGCAACATCACGCAGCTAGCTGCGATCATCAAGGGCGGCAAGACGCACTTCGCCCTCGACATGGTGTCGGCGCTACTGCACGGCTCCGACTTCGTCGGGCACGCAACGGAACGCTGCCCGGTCCTGTACCTGACCGAGCAAGGCGTCGTCAGCTTCCGCGTCGCTCTGCGCCGCGCCGGCGTGCTCGACTCCCCGGACCTGCACGTGCTCCTCCACCGTGAGGTGCGGGGCCTCGAGTGGCCAGAGATCTGCGAGTTCGTCCTCGCCTACGTCGTGGAGCACGACATCGGGCTCGTGATCGTCGATACGCTCAGCCACTGGGCGGCGCTCCCTAAGGACGCCGAGAAGGACGAGGCGACGGCCCGCGAGACCGTGGCGGGCATGCTCCCCTGGACCGAGGCCGGCTGCGCCGTGCTCGCCATCCAGCACGAGCGCAAGGGCGGCGGCGAGATCGGCGAGAGCGCCCGCGGTTCAACCGGCTTCGGCGGCGCCGTGGACACCCTGCTCGCACTGCGCCGCGACGAGGCCGAGCGCAGCCCGAATCGTCGCCGCCTGGCCGGCGTCACGCGGCTCGACGACGACCTGCAGGAGGTTGTGCTCGACCTCGTGGACGGGCACTACGTCATTGTGGGCGAGGTGGGCGAGGCGCGCCGCCTGCAGGTGCAGCGAGCCGTGATCGACTGCCTGCCCACAAGCTCCGCGGCGGCGTTCGACCTGGCCGCCATCGTCGAGCTGAGCGGGGTTGCCCGTACCACGGCTCAGCGGCTCATCGCGGAGCTGCGCGCCGGCGGCGCCCTGGCGGCTGAGAAGCGCCGTCGGGAGGACGGCCGCGGCATGCGCGAGGTCTTCTGGATGGGGGACCCCGAGTGA
- a CDS encoding excisionase family DNA-binding protein has protein sequence MSEPELLSVDDLRRRPTITIREYAAFVGVSKDTAYEAAARGELRVLHLGRRVIVPTAPVLESLGLLAAGPESERAE, from the coding sequence ATGAGTGAGCCCGAGCTGCTCAGCGTCGACGACCTGCGCCGGCGGCCGACGATCACGATCCGCGAGTACGCGGCCTTCGTCGGCGTGAGCAAGGACACCGCCTACGAGGCCGCCGCCCGCGGCGAACTGCGCGTTCTCCACCTCGGGCGCCGAGTCATAGTGCCGACAGCGCCGGTGCTCGAGTCGCTCGGGCTGCTCGCGGCGGGGCCGGAGAGCGAGCGTGCCGAGTAA